In Perognathus longimembris pacificus isolate PPM17 chromosome 23, ASM2315922v1, whole genome shotgun sequence, a single genomic region encodes these proteins:
- the LOC125340723 gene encoding eukaryotic translation initiation factor 3 subunit C isoform X1: protein MSRFFTTGSDSESESSLSGEELVTKPVGGNYGKQPLLLSEDEEDTKRVVRSAKDKRFEELTNLIRTIRNAMKIRDVTKCLEEFELLGKAYGKAKSIVDKEGVPRFYIRILADLEDYLNELWEDKEGKKKMNKNNAKALSTLRQKIRKYNRDFESHITNYKQNPEQSADEDAEKNEEDSEGSSDEDEDEDGVSAAAFLKKKSEAPSGDSRKFLKKMEDEDEDSEDSEDDEEWDTGSTSSDSDSEEEEGKQTVLASKFLKKAPTTEEDKKAAEKKREDKAKKKHDRKSKRLDEEEEDNEGGEWERVRGGVPLVKEKPKMFAKGTEITHAVVIKKLNEILQARGKKGTDRATQIELLQLLVQIAAENTLGEGVIVKIKFNIIASLYDYNPNLATYMKPEMWQKCLDCINELMDILFAHPNIFVGENILEESENLHNFDQPLRVRGCILTLVERMDEEFTKILQNTDPHSQEYVEHLKDEAQVCAIIERVQRYLEEKGTTEEICRIYLKRILHTYYKFDYKAHQRQLTPPEGSSKSEQDQAENEGEDSAVLMERLCKYIYAKDRTDRIRTCAILCHIYHHALHSRWYQARDLMLMSHLQDNIQHADPPVQILYNRTMVQLGICAFRQGLTKDAHNALLDIQSSGRAKELLGQGLLLRSLQERNQEQEKVERRRQVPFHLHINLELLECVYLVSAMLLEIPYMAAHESDARRRMISKQFHHQLRVGERQPLLGPPESMREHVVAASKAMKMGDWKTCHSFIINEKMNGKVWDLFPEADKVRTMLVRKIQEESLRTYLFTYSSVYDSISMETLSDMFELDLPTVHSIISKMIINEELMASLDQPTQTVVMHRTEPTAQQNLALQLAEKLGSLVENNERVFDHKQGTYGGYFRDQKDGYRKNEGYMRRGGYRQQQSQTAY from the exons ATGTCGCGGTTTTTCACCACGGGTTCGGACAGCGAGTCCGAGTCGTCCCTGTCCGGAGAGGAGCTGGTCACCAAGCCCGTTGGGGGTAACTACGGCAAGCA GCCATTGTTACTGAGTGAGGATGAGGAAGATACCAAGAGAGTTGTCCGAAGTGCCAAGGACAAGAG GTTTGAGGAACTGACCAACCTCATCCGGACCATTCGCAATGCCATGAAGATTCGGGATGTCACCAAGTGCCTGGAAGAGTTTGAGCTCCTAGGAAAAGCATATGGGAAGGCCAAAAGTATCGTGGACAAGGAAGGTGTCCCTCGGTTCTATATCCGTATTCTGGCTGACCTTGAGGACTATCTTAATGAG cTCTGGGAagataaagaagggaagaagaagatgaaCAAGAACAACGCCAAGGCTCTGAGCACGTTGCgccagaaaataagaaaatacaaccGAGATTTTGAGTCCCATATCACAAACTACAAGCAG AACCCTGAGCAGTCTGCAGATGAAGATGCAGAGAAGAATGAGGAGGATTCAGAAG GTTCTtcagatgaggatgaggatgaagatggtgTCAGTGCTGCAGCTTTCTTGAAGAAAAAATCAGAAGCTCCTTCTGGAGATAGTCGCAAGTTCCTCAAAAAGATGGAG gatgaagatgaggactCGGAAGATTCCGAAGATGATGAAGAGTGGGACACAGGCTCAACATCTTCTGATTCCGactcagaagaggaagaagggaagcaaACTGTTTTGGCTTCAAAATTccttaaaaa GGCACCCACCACAGAGGAGGACAAAAAGGCAGCTGAGAAGAAACGAGAGGACAAAGCCAAGAAGAAGCATGACAGGAAATCTAAACGTctggatgaagaggaggaggacaatgaAGGCGGGGAGTGGGAAAGGGTCCGAGGTGGAGTGCCACTTGTTAAG GAGAAGCCAAAAATGTTTGCCAAGGGAACTGAGATAACCCATGCTGTTGTCATTAAGAAACTGAATGAGATCCTGCAGGCACGTGGCAAGAAGGGAACTGATCG TGCCACCCAGATTGAGCTACTACAACTGCTGGTTCAGATTGCTGCTGAAAACACCCTGGGGGAGGGTGTCATTGTCAAGATCAAGTTCAATATCATTGCCTCTCTCTATGATTACAACCCCAACTTGGCCACATACATGAAG CCAGAGATGTGGCAGAAATGCCTGGACTGCATCAATGAATTGATGGACATCTTGTTTGCACACCCCAACATCTTTGTTGGAGAGAACATTCTGGAAGAGAGCGAGAATCTACACAATTTTGACCAG CCACTGCGTGTCCGCGGCTGTATCCTAACTCTGGTGGAACGGATGGATGAAGAATTTACCAAAATATTGCAGAATACTGACCCTCACTCCCAAG AGTACGTGGAGCACCTGAAGGATGAGGCGCAGGTGTGTGCCATCATTGAACGTGTGCAACGCTACCTGGAGGAGAAGGGCACCACTGAGGAGATCTGCCGCATCTACCTAAAGCGCATCCTGCACACCTACTATAAGTTTGACTACAAGGCCCACCAGCGGCAGCTTACCCCTCCCGAAGGCTCATCGAAG TCGGAACAAGACCAGGCTGAAAATGAAGGTGAGGACTCCGCTGTGCTCATGGAGAGGCTGTGCAAATACATCTATGCCAAGGACCGCACAGACCGGATCCGGACGTGCGCCATCCTCTGCCACATCTACCATCATGCTCTGCACTCCCGCTGGTACCAGGCCCGAGATCTCATGCTTATGAGCCACCTCCAAGACAACATTCAGCACGCTGACCCACCAGTGCAG ATCCTGTACAACCGTACCATGGTGCAGCTGGGCATCTGTGCCTTCCGCCAAGGCCTGACCAAAGATGCACACAATGCCCTGCTGGACATCCAGTCCAGTGGCCGGGCCAAGGAGCTTTTGGGCCAGGGTCTGCTGCTGCGCAGCCTACAAGAGCGCAACCAGGAGCAGGAGAAGGTGGAGCGGCGCCGCCAGGTGCCTTTCCACCTGCACATCAACCTGGAACTGCTGGAGTGTGTCTATTTGGTGTCTGCCATGCTCCTAGAGATCCCCTACATGGCTGCCCATGAAAGTGATGCCCGCCGACGCATGATCAGCAAACAGTTCCATCACCAGCTGCGGGTTGGGGAGCGACAGCCCTTGCTGG GTCCCCCTGAGTCAATGAGGGAACATGTGGTTGCTGCCTCCAAGGCCATGAAGATGGGTGACTGGAAGACCTGCCATAGTTTCATTATTAATGAGAAGATGAATGGGAAAGTGTGGGACCTTTTCCCTGAGGCTGACAAAGTCCGCACCATGTTGGTTAG gaAGATCCAGGAGGAGTCACTGAGGACTTACCTCTTTACCTATAGCAGTGTCTATGACTCCATCAG CATGGAGACACTATCAGATATGTTTGAATTGGATCTGCCCACCGTGCATTCCATCATTAGCAAGATGATCATTAATGAGGAATTGATG GCCTCGCTGGATCAGCCTACTCAGACAGTAGTGATGCACCGCACTGAGCCCACTGCCCAGCAGAACCTGGCTCTACAGCTGGCTGAGAAGCTGGGCAGCCTGGTGGAGAATAACGAGCGGGTATTTGACCACAAGCAGGGTACCTATGGTGGCTACTTCCGAG ACCAGAAAGATGGCTATCGCAAAAACGAGGGCTACATGCGCCGTGGTGGCTACCGCCAGCAGCAGTCCCAGACAGCCTACTGA
- the LOC125340723 gene encoding eukaryotic translation initiation factor 3 subunit C isoform X2 gives MSRFFTTGSDSESESSLSGEELVTKPVGGNYGKQPLLLSEDEEDTKRVVRSAKDKRFEELTNLIRTIRNAMKIRDVTKCLEEFELLGKAYGKAKSIVDKEGVPRFYIRILADLEDYLNELWEDKEGKKKMNKNNAKALSTLRQKIRKYNRDFESHITNYKQNPEQSADEDAEKNEEDSEGSSDEDEDEDGVSAAAFLKKKSEAPSGDSRKFLKKMEDEDEDSEDSEDDEEWDTGSTSSDSDSEEEEGKQTVLASKFLKKAPTTEEDKKAAEKKREDKAKKKHDRKSKRLDEEEEDNEGGEWERVRGGVPLVKKPKMFAKGTEITHAVVIKKLNEILQARGKKGTDRATQIELLQLLVQIAAENTLGEGVIVKIKFNIIASLYDYNPNLATYMKPEMWQKCLDCINELMDILFAHPNIFVGENILEESENLHNFDQPLRVRGCILTLVERMDEEFTKILQNTDPHSQEYVEHLKDEAQVCAIIERVQRYLEEKGTTEEICRIYLKRILHTYYKFDYKAHQRQLTPPEGSSKSEQDQAENEGEDSAVLMERLCKYIYAKDRTDRIRTCAILCHIYHHALHSRWYQARDLMLMSHLQDNIQHADPPVQILYNRTMVQLGICAFRQGLTKDAHNALLDIQSSGRAKELLGQGLLLRSLQERNQEQEKVERRRQVPFHLHINLELLECVYLVSAMLLEIPYMAAHESDARRRMISKQFHHQLRVGERQPLLGPPESMREHVVAASKAMKMGDWKTCHSFIINEKMNGKVWDLFPEADKVRTMLVRKIQEESLRTYLFTYSSVYDSISMETLSDMFELDLPTVHSIISKMIINEELMASLDQPTQTVVMHRTEPTAQQNLALQLAEKLGSLVENNERVFDHKQGTYGGYFRDQKDGYRKNEGYMRRGGYRQQQSQTAY, from the exons ATGTCGCGGTTTTTCACCACGGGTTCGGACAGCGAGTCCGAGTCGTCCCTGTCCGGAGAGGAGCTGGTCACCAAGCCCGTTGGGGGTAACTACGGCAAGCA GCCATTGTTACTGAGTGAGGATGAGGAAGATACCAAGAGAGTTGTCCGAAGTGCCAAGGACAAGAG GTTTGAGGAACTGACCAACCTCATCCGGACCATTCGCAATGCCATGAAGATTCGGGATGTCACCAAGTGCCTGGAAGAGTTTGAGCTCCTAGGAAAAGCATATGGGAAGGCCAAAAGTATCGTGGACAAGGAAGGTGTCCCTCGGTTCTATATCCGTATTCTGGCTGACCTTGAGGACTATCTTAATGAG cTCTGGGAagataaagaagggaagaagaagatgaaCAAGAACAACGCCAAGGCTCTGAGCACGTTGCgccagaaaataagaaaatacaaccGAGATTTTGAGTCCCATATCACAAACTACAAGCAG AACCCTGAGCAGTCTGCAGATGAAGATGCAGAGAAGAATGAGGAGGATTCAGAAG GTTCTtcagatgaggatgaggatgaagatggtgTCAGTGCTGCAGCTTTCTTGAAGAAAAAATCAGAAGCTCCTTCTGGAGATAGTCGCAAGTTCCTCAAAAAGATGGAG gatgaagatgaggactCGGAAGATTCCGAAGATGATGAAGAGTGGGACACAGGCTCAACATCTTCTGATTCCGactcagaagaggaagaagggaagcaaACTGTTTTGGCTTCAAAATTccttaaaaa GGCACCCACCACAGAGGAGGACAAAAAGGCAGCTGAGAAGAAACGAGAGGACAAAGCCAAGAAGAAGCATGACAGGAAATCTAAACGTctggatgaagaggaggaggacaatgaAGGCGGGGAGTGGGAAAGGGTCCGAGGTGGAGTGCCACTTGTTAAG AAGCCAAAAATGTTTGCCAAGGGAACTGAGATAACCCATGCTGTTGTCATTAAGAAACTGAATGAGATCCTGCAGGCACGTGGCAAGAAGGGAACTGATCG TGCCACCCAGATTGAGCTACTACAACTGCTGGTTCAGATTGCTGCTGAAAACACCCTGGGGGAGGGTGTCATTGTCAAGATCAAGTTCAATATCATTGCCTCTCTCTATGATTACAACCCCAACTTGGCCACATACATGAAG CCAGAGATGTGGCAGAAATGCCTGGACTGCATCAATGAATTGATGGACATCTTGTTTGCACACCCCAACATCTTTGTTGGAGAGAACATTCTGGAAGAGAGCGAGAATCTACACAATTTTGACCAG CCACTGCGTGTCCGCGGCTGTATCCTAACTCTGGTGGAACGGATGGATGAAGAATTTACCAAAATATTGCAGAATACTGACCCTCACTCCCAAG AGTACGTGGAGCACCTGAAGGATGAGGCGCAGGTGTGTGCCATCATTGAACGTGTGCAACGCTACCTGGAGGAGAAGGGCACCACTGAGGAGATCTGCCGCATCTACCTAAAGCGCATCCTGCACACCTACTATAAGTTTGACTACAAGGCCCACCAGCGGCAGCTTACCCCTCCCGAAGGCTCATCGAAG TCGGAACAAGACCAGGCTGAAAATGAAGGTGAGGACTCCGCTGTGCTCATGGAGAGGCTGTGCAAATACATCTATGCCAAGGACCGCACAGACCGGATCCGGACGTGCGCCATCCTCTGCCACATCTACCATCATGCTCTGCACTCCCGCTGGTACCAGGCCCGAGATCTCATGCTTATGAGCCACCTCCAAGACAACATTCAGCACGCTGACCCACCAGTGCAG ATCCTGTACAACCGTACCATGGTGCAGCTGGGCATCTGTGCCTTCCGCCAAGGCCTGACCAAAGATGCACACAATGCCCTGCTGGACATCCAGTCCAGTGGCCGGGCCAAGGAGCTTTTGGGCCAGGGTCTGCTGCTGCGCAGCCTACAAGAGCGCAACCAGGAGCAGGAGAAGGTGGAGCGGCGCCGCCAGGTGCCTTTCCACCTGCACATCAACCTGGAACTGCTGGAGTGTGTCTATTTGGTGTCTGCCATGCTCCTAGAGATCCCCTACATGGCTGCCCATGAAAGTGATGCCCGCCGACGCATGATCAGCAAACAGTTCCATCACCAGCTGCGGGTTGGGGAGCGACAGCCCTTGCTGG GTCCCCCTGAGTCAATGAGGGAACATGTGGTTGCTGCCTCCAAGGCCATGAAGATGGGTGACTGGAAGACCTGCCATAGTTTCATTATTAATGAGAAGATGAATGGGAAAGTGTGGGACCTTTTCCCTGAGGCTGACAAAGTCCGCACCATGTTGGTTAG gaAGATCCAGGAGGAGTCACTGAGGACTTACCTCTTTACCTATAGCAGTGTCTATGACTCCATCAG CATGGAGACACTATCAGATATGTTTGAATTGGATCTGCCCACCGTGCATTCCATCATTAGCAAGATGATCATTAATGAGGAATTGATG GCCTCGCTGGATCAGCCTACTCAGACAGTAGTGATGCACCGCACTGAGCCCACTGCCCAGCAGAACCTGGCTCTACAGCTGGCTGAGAAGCTGGGCAGCCTGGTGGAGAATAACGAGCGGGTATTTGACCACAAGCAGGGTACCTATGGTGGCTACTTCCGAG ACCAGAAAGATGGCTATCGCAAAAACGAGGGCTACATGCGCCGTGGTGGCTACCGCCAGCAGCAGTCCCAGACAGCCTACTGA